The Arthrobacter sp. D5-1 genome segment GGTGTAGAGGAAGTGCCGCATGGCCCACGCCTGATCCTGGGTGACCGGATTGGAGACGAGGTTGGTGAACCAGGAGTGGTTCCGGAAGACCGCAAAACCTTGGCGGTCCGGTCCGCGACCTGCGCCGCCAAAGCCCGCAGCGGCGTCGAACATAATGCCACCCACCCCCGCGCTGTCAAAGATGCCGGCCTGGATGCCCCACATGTTCCACGCGGGCCACCCCGAGTTGTACTTGCCGAACGAGGTTTCCATGGCGTCGTGGAGTTCGCCGACATTCCAGGAAGCGAAGCCTGGCGCGGTGTCGTCGATGACTGTGTGCACCGGATCGATAGTGACCGCGATCCCGGCATCCCTGTATGAGGACTCGATGGTGATGGTCCGGTGGGGCAGGTCAGGGGGACGGTTGGTGTGGGCATGGCTGTTGTAGACGGGGACCTTGGGCTCGATGTCCACGGACGAGCAGTAGTCCAACTCCAGGTTCATGTCGCGGAAGGCTTCCGAACGGTAAGAGCACGCATAGGGCTGGCCGAGGATCCCGCCGGACGTCAACGTGGCAACAGCCCCGGTCACAGCACCGGAGGACCACGAGACCACTATGTCCACCGTGGTGGCAGGGTGGGTTCCTTTCCAATAGCGGACGGTCCCGACGATATGCACGTCGGTATCTGTGAATGTCACAAGAGGCGTGTCCACAATCCAGGACTCCACATACGTCTTCACCAACTGGTTGACGCCGGCGACCTTCACGAAACGGGTGCTGTACAGATCGCCGCTGACCTTGTTCATGACCGGGGACTCGACCCCGTTGCGGGCGTCAATGTCCAGACGGAGGTCCAGGGCGCTTCCGATGGGGCCGGGGTTGCCTTGAAAGCCTTCATAGCGTCCGCTGACCGTGCTGGGTTGGCGGCAACTCCAAAGATCGGAAGCGGGGGCAGGGGTGTAGTAGGTGCTGGGGACGTTGGGGGTGTCCATGGGGGATCTTTCTCACGCTGAAGCAGTCAAATATGCGATCGCCCGCGCACTTGGCGCAGAGGCGGCATGACGGTCCAGGGCGGGGCGGGGTGCGCGTGGTGAGGCTCAGATGAGACGAAATGGCCGATGCCCGGAAGCCGTGTGTAACCCACACTGAGGATACTCCAGCGAATGGACTATATCCAGAGAAACACGGCCATTTTTTGGCCTCCAGAGGGTCCCCATGATCTGGTCAGCGGTACCCGCCGGGCGTAGGCTGGCATCATCGGCGCTCGGAGCCGAAGGAACCATGCCGAAGGCCCCGCGTCGATCACCCCAATCGATGAAGGAGGACCCATGAGTGCCGTACGTGAATTCATGACCACGAATGCGCAGTGCATCGCCGAGGATAAAACTCTCCAGGAAGCCGCCATGCTGATGAGGGATCTGGACTGCGGTTCACTTCCCATCTGCGGCAGCGACGGCAAGCTCACCGGCTTCATCACCGACCGCGACATCGTGGTCAAGTGTTTGGCCGAAGGTAAGGATGCCCGCGAAGTCCTTGCCCGCGAGCTCGCCACCGGAAAGCCCTACTGGGTGGACGCCGATGCCAACGTGGACGAGGCCGTCACCATGATGGAGGAACGCCAAGTCCGCCGCCTGCCCGTTATCAGCGACCACAAGTTGGTGGGCATCATCAGCCAGGGCGATATCGCCCGCAACCACTACGCGGAACAGCGCCTCGGCGAGATGGTGGAGCACATCTCGGCCAAGGAGCACATGTCCCGCTGAGCCAGTCCCAGCGGTTCCCAGTATCCACTCCAGCCGCCGCGAGGCCTTCCCTCAGAGGAAGGCCTCGCGGCCCGTTCCTTCACGCATCACGAGTTCGCCCTCTTCGATGGAGACGATCAGGCTCTTGGGTTTCCCCACGAGCTTCCTGGTTGCGCTGAGTTGTCTGCTGCTGACTTCCACCCCCACGGTGGCACCCTTGGCGGGAAGTTCCACCGTGACTTCGTCGGCCATCCCCAACAGCATCTTGGTGGAAATGCCGTGCTCGGACACGGCTTCCTTGCCGTTGACGGTGACGGTCACGTCATCGGCATCAAATCCGTCCTGAAGGATGATCAGCAGTTCCTGCATGGTCCAACTACAGCACTATCAGCGTCCCCGGGATAGGCCTTCCTGCTACCCGTCTTCGGAAACTGTCGGCCACGTGAGGCAAACTGTCATGGTGACTTTAAATCTCCAACACCAGTCAGCTGATACCGCCATCCACGCCCAGATCGCCGCTGAACTCGGCGTCAAGGCCTGGCAGGTCAAGGCCGCGGTGGAACTGCTCGACGCCGGATCCACCGTCCCCTTCATCGCCCGATACCGCAAGGAAGTCACCGGGACGCTCGATGACACCCAGCTCCGCGACCTCGAAGAACGGCTCAGATACCTGCGCGAGCTGGAAGAACGGCGCAAGTCAGTCCTCGAGGCGATTGCAGCCCAAGGCAAGCTGACCCCGGAGCTGGAAGCCGCCGTCGTCGGTGCCGATACCAAGGCGCGCCTGGAGGACATCTACCTCCCCTTCAAATCCAAGCGCCGCACCAAGGCCCAGATAGCCCGCGAAGCCGGGTTGGAGCCGCTGGCCGATGTCCTGCTCGCCAATCCCCAGCTTGACCCCGCTACCGAGGCCGCCAAGTACCTGAATGCCGAGCACTCCATCGACGACGCCATTGTGGCGCTCGCAGGAGCCCGCGCCATCCTGGTGGAGCGCGTCGGGCAGGATGCCGATCTCGCCGAAGATCTGCGAGAACGCCTCTGGAAGCAGGGACGCATGGTGTCCCGGGTGAAAAAGGGCATGGAGGCCGAGGGCCAGAAGTTCAAGGACTACTTCGAGTTCACGCAGGTGCCCTCCGGCATGCCCTCGCACCGCGTGCTGGCCCTGCTGCGCGGTGAAAAGGACGGCGTTCTGGAGTTGGATCTCGTTGAGGCAGACCCAGCCGACGACGACGCCCTGGCCGCCGCTCGCGGAAAGTACGAGAACGCTGTGGCCAAGTGCCTCGGAGTCGCCAACCAGGGGCGGCCCGCCGATACCTGGCTGATGCAAACCGCTCAGCTCGCCTGGCGGGGACGCATCCTGGACCGGCTGACCACTGATCTTCGCGGACGCATGTTTGCCGACGCCGAAGATGAAGCTGTTCGCGTTTTCGCCGCCAACCTGCGCGACGTCCTGCTGGCCGCTCCTGCCGGGAACAGGGCCACGCTTGGCTTGGACCCGGGGCTCCGGACCGGTGTGAAAGTGGCCGTGGTGGACGGTACGGGCAAGGTGGTCACCACAGACACCATCTACCCGCACGCCCCAGCGAACAAGTGGAACGAAGCGTTGGCCACTCTCGGTCGGCTCGCCAGGCAGCACAACGTGGAACTCGTCGCGATCGGCAACGGAACCGCCTCCCGCGAGACGGACAAACTGGCCACGGAGCTCATCAAGTCCCTCGAAGCTGCCGGCTCCAAGGGGATCCAGAAGCTGGTGGTGTCCGAAGCCGGAGCCTCCGTGTATTCGGCGTCTGCCTTGGCCGCTTCCGAACTTCCGGGCATGGACGTATCGCTTCGCGGTGCCGTGTCCATTGCCCGCCGCCTTCAGGATCCCCTGGCGGAACTGGTCAAGATCGAGCCGAAGTCCATCGGCGTTGGGCA includes the following:
- a CDS encoding Tex family protein; protein product: MVTLNLQHQSADTAIHAQIAAELGVKAWQVKAAVELLDAGSTVPFIARYRKEVTGTLDDTQLRDLEERLRYLRELEERRKSVLEAIAAQGKLTPELEAAVVGADTKARLEDIYLPFKSKRRTKAQIAREAGLEPLADVLLANPQLDPATEAAKYLNAEHSIDDAIVALAGARAILVERVGQDADLAEDLRERLWKQGRMVSRVKKGMEAEGQKFKDYFEFTQVPSGMPSHRVLALLRGEKDGVLELDLVEADPADDDALAAARGKYENAVAKCLGVANQGRPADTWLMQTAQLAWRGRILDRLTTDLRGRMFADAEDEAVRVFAANLRDVLLAAPAGNRATLGLDPGLRTGVKVAVVDGTGKVVTTDTIYPHAPANKWNEALATLGRLARQHNVELVAIGNGTASRETDKLATELIKSLEAAGSKGIQKLVVSEAGASVYSASALAASELPGMDVSLRGAVSIARRLQDPLAELVKIEPKSIGVGQYQHDVTAAKLDRSLDAVVEDCVNAVGVDVNTASPALLSRVAGVGPLLSENIVAYRNENGPFAKRSDLKKVPRLGAKAFEQCAGFLRITGGAEPLDASSVHPEAYSVARKILVAAGGGPATALDPQAFVDGTFGLPTVKDIMSELEKPGRDPRPAFQAASFSEGIEKISDLKPGMILEGTVTNVAAFGAFVDVGVHQDGLVHVSALSNKFVSDPREIVKSGQVVRVKVLEADPERKRISLTLKLDDEPGAAAGRGSGGRASGGQGDRRQGGARQSKPRQAPEAANTAMAEALRRAGLGK
- a CDS encoding CBS domain-containing protein, translated to MSAVREFMTTNAQCIAEDKTLQEAAMLMRDLDCGSLPICGSDGKLTGFITDRDIVVKCLAEGKDAREVLARELATGKPYWVDADANVDEAVTMMEERQVRRLPVISDHKLVGIISQGDIARNHYAEQRLGEMVEHISAKEHMSR